From Bacteroidales bacterium, the proteins below share one genomic window:
- the pruA gene encoding L-glutamate gamma-semialdehyde dehydrogenase, with amino-acid sequence MNNSIFKFERPKNETIMGYAPCSAERVALEIELKNLSESVMDIPLIIGGKEIRTGVTGKVVMPHNHSHLLATYHIAGEKEIQMAVDAALAAREKWAQTSWIDRVSVTIKIAELISKKYRALMNAATMLGQSKNAYQAEIDSACEVVDFLRFNAFFASEIYNGQPLSEDSNLNRTEYRPLEGFVFSVSPFNFTAIASNLNMSPVLMGNSIVWKPATTSILSNYILMKIFKEAGLPDGVINFVPSKGSVIGKEIFKQPMLAGIHFTGSTSTFNLFWKQIGDNLSNYRSYPKLVGETGGKNFLFVHQSARLDEAVIAAIRGAFEYQGQKCSAASRAYFPKSMWPDFKALMLKNLNEIKIGDPTDFTNFINAVIDESSFDNIMTYIQKAKESNESEIIFGGKGDKSIGYFIEPTVILTTNPHFLTMEEEIFGPVLTIYLYSDEEYEQTLDVCDQTSPYALTGAIFATDRAAINMAMKKLRYAAGNFYINDKPTGAVVGQQPFGGARASGTNDKAGSSLNLIRWTNARTIKETLVPPTDYRYSFMKDEICK; translated from the coding sequence ATGAATAACTCAATATTTAAATTTGAACGCCCTAAAAATGAGACTATTATGGGTTATGCACCCTGCTCAGCAGAAAGAGTAGCATTAGAAATTGAACTTAAGAATCTTTCTGAATCTGTTATGGATATTCCACTTATCATTGGTGGAAAAGAGATAAGAACTGGAGTAACCGGAAAAGTTGTAATGCCTCATAATCACTCTCATCTGCTTGCCACATATCACATTGCAGGTGAAAAAGAGATTCAAATGGCAGTTGATGCTGCACTTGCTGCTCGTGAAAAGTGGGCGCAAACATCTTGGATAGATAGGGTATCGGTTACAATAAAAATTGCTGAGCTGATATCGAAAAAATACCGTGCATTGATGAATGCAGCCACAATGCTTGGGCAAAGTAAAAATGCTTATCAAGCAGAAATCGACTCGGCTTGTGAAGTAGTTGATTTTTTAAGGTTCAACGCATTCTTTGCAAGCGAAATATATAATGGACAGCCTTTATCCGAGGATTCTAATCTAAACCGCACTGAATATAGACCTTTAGAGGGATTTGTTTTCTCTGTTTCTCCATTCAATTTTACTGCAATTGCATCAAACTTAAATATGTCTCCTGTTCTTATGGGGAATTCAATAGTATGGAAACCGGCAACCACCTCTATCCTATCCAATTATATATTGATGAAGATTTTTAAGGAAGCCGGACTACCCGATGGGGTTATTAATTTCGTTCCGAGCAAGGGTTCTGTTATTGGAAAGGAGATATTTAAACAGCCAATGCTTGCAGGTATCCATTTTACTGGGTCAACATCAACGTTCAACCTTTTCTGGAAGCAAATTGGAGATAATCTAAGTAACTATAGATCCTACCCAAAACTTGTTGGTGAAACCGGAGGAAAAAACTTTTTATTTGTTCATCAAAGTGCAAGGCTAGATGAGGCAGTTATTGCAGCAATTCGTGGAGCGTTTGAATATCAAGGACAAAAATGTTCTGCAGCATCAAGGGCTTATTTTCCAAAATCTATGTGGCCTGATTTTAAAGCGTTGATGCTAAAAAATCTAAATGAAATAAAAATTGGCGACCCAACCGATTTCACAAACTTTATAAATGCTGTGATTGATGAATCTTCGTTTGACAATATCATGACCTATATTCAAAAGGCCAAAGAATCAAATGAGTCCGAAATCATTTTTGGTGGAAAGGGTGATAAATCAATTGGATATTTTATAGAACCTACTGTTATTCTCACTACTAACCCTCATTTCCTTACTATGGAAGAGGAGATCTTTGGCCCAGTGCTTACAATCTACCTATACAGTGATGAGGAGTACGAGCAAACATTGGATGTTTGTGACCAAACATCACCATACGCTTTAACTGGGGCAATTTTTGCCACAGATCGGGCTGCTATAAATATGGCAATGAAAAAATTGCGTTATGCTGCTGGTAACTTCTATATCAACGATAAACCTACTGGTGCAGTAGTTGGTCAACAACCATTTGGCGGGGCTCGTGCATCGGGTACAAACGATAAAGCAGGAAGTTCCTTAAATCTCATCCGCTGGACAAACGCGAGAACTATAAAGGAAACGCTTGTTCCTCCAACCGATTATAGGTACTCCTTCATGAAAGACGAAATTTGTAAATAA